A single genomic interval of Gossypium raimondii isolate GPD5lz chromosome 11, ASM2569854v1, whole genome shotgun sequence harbors:
- the LOC128034549 gene encoding disease resistance protein RPV1-like: protein MGGTGKTTLAEAIFYHVLDGFQSYFFLANMRESADQGPLFQLRQKLFSTILEDENLYIKTPTIGSGFLKDRISRNKVLIICDDVSKSSQLEYLFGGNNRLSPGSRVIVTARDKKVLIRYGIDLIYKVEELDRDESVQLFCQCAFKSNHPEYQLELSEMVLSFVE from the coding sequence ATGGGAGGTACAGGCAAAACTACACTTGCCGAAGCCATTTTTTACCATGTTTTAGATGGTTTCCAAAGTTACTTCTTTCTTGCAAACATGAGAGAATCAGCTGACCAAGGACCATTATTTCAATTGCGTCAGAAACTTTTTTCAACCATATTAgaagatgaaaatttatatatcaaaactCCCACAATCGGATCAGGCTTTCTTAAGGACAGGATCTCCAGGAATAAGGTTCTAATAATTTGTGATGATGTGTCAAAGTCAAGCCAACTCGAGTATTTATTCGGAGGAAACAATCGGCTCAGCCCTGGAAGTCGAGTCATCGTTACAGCTAGAGATAAAAAAGTGCTTATCCGATATGGCATTGATCTCATTTATAAAGTAGAGGAATTAGATAGAGATGAATCTGTTCAGCTCTTTTGTCAATGTGCCTTCAAAAGCAATCATCCAGAATATCAGTTGGAGCTATCAGAGATGGTTTTAAGTTTTGTAGAATAA